The following is a genomic window from Funiculus sociatus GB2-C1.
ATGAGCGTAGCAGAAAATATGGCTCTGCGGACGTTTGACCGTGCGCCGCAAGCTAAAGGGGGTGTGTTGCTTGTCCTTGACGCTATTCGAGATGCGGCTAAGAGTTTAATTAGTCAATTTTCAGTGAAAACACCCTCGCCAGAAACGCCTGTTGGCAATCTTTCGGGGGGAAACGTGCAGCGCACTGTTTTAGCAAGGGAACTTTCTGCTGAACATATTAAGTTGCTAATTGCTGCTAATCCCTGCTTTGGACTGGATTTTGCGGCTGTGGAGTTCATTCACGGTCAAATAATTGAGGCGAGAAATCGCGGCGTAGCGGTGTTGTTGGTGAGCGAAGATTTGGATGAATTGCTGAAATTAACTGACCGAATTGTGGTAGTCAGTGAAGGAAAATTTGTTTATGAAAGTGAGACAAAAGATGCTGATTTTAGCGAACTAGGTAAGCGGATGGCAGGACATTGAATAGTTATTAATCTTTGGCTAAGGTCTGGATGGCTAATAGCTTTTGAACAATCCCTAATCCCCGATTTCCAATGACCAATGACAACCAATTGCTCCTCAAGGATTTACTCAATATCGCCACGCGACAGGATGATTTGCTTTGGGAACCCTTCCACCCTGGTGTTGATATTTACCGACTTTATGGAGATGGTAAAGGCGCTGCTGCTGCTTTGCTTCGATATCAGCCGGGAGCAAGTGTTCCAAAACACGATCACACGGGGTTTGAACACATCTTCGTCTTATCTGGTTCGCAAACTGACCAAAATGGCGAATATCAGGCGGGAACTCTGGTGATTAATCCACCTAGCAGTAATCACAGTGTTATTAGCGTGTCTGGTTGCATTGTTTTGGCAATTTGGGAGAAGCCTGTCTCTTTAGTAGCTAATGGGTAATGGGATTTTTCTACTACCTATTAGCAATCATTCAATTAGCAATCCTTCAATTATGGTATTAATTTCTGCTTTACCTTACGATTATGAATTGCCTACCTCTGATGGTTTGGCGCTGTTAATTATTGATATGCAGCGAGATTTTTTGGAACCGGGGGGCTTTGGGGATGCTTTGGGAAATGATGTCAGCCGTCTACAGGCAATTGTCCCTATTTTAAGAGAATTATTGTCCGCGTTTCGGGCGCGAAACCTGCCGATTTTTTACACGGTTGAAGGTCATAAACCTGATTTATCTGATTGTCCGCCATCGAAGTTGCATCGAGGCCAAGGTAAGTTAAAAATTGGCGATGTTGCTTCTATGGGGCGCATTTTAATTTTGGGAGAACCAGGAAATGAAATTATTCCAGAATTGTCGCCTTTACCTGGTGAAACGGTGATTCCAAAACCAGGGAAGGGTGCTTTTTATCATACTAATTTGGAGTTATTACTGCGGGAAAAGAAGATTACTCATCTGTTGGTTACTGGGGTAACTACTGAAGTTTGCGTTCAGACGACGATTCGCGAGGCGAATGACCGAGGTTATGAGTGTTTGCTGGTAGAAGATGCGACGGAAAGCTACTTTCCTGATTTTAAACAATCCACTTTGGAAATGATTCGCGCTCAAGGTGGAATTGTTGGTTGGACTGCACCTGCTGCGAATATTTTCCCAGCTTTGGAAAAGTGGAAACCGCGTGAAAAGTTAGGCATCAGGAGTTAGCGTATTTATTTACAATGATTTGGAATTTGTCAAGAATTAGGAGTTATTAATTCATAACTCCTAACTTTGCTATAGCAGTCCTAAATGATTCGTGAAGGCAAGATACCCGATTTCTTTAAGAAGTCGGGTATCTGAACTCTAGCGAGGATTGCAATATTCTCTGAACTATATGCGATCGCTTATTATTTTTACGCATTGTTACTTAGGTTACATAATTAAATTTGTAAAATTGATAACAATATATGGAGGTTGAATTGGTGTGAGGAACTATGGTTAAGGCTGCAAATACCTGTGACTACCTGCGATCGCTTGCAAGTAATTTCTGGTTGGGTTTGTTACTTTCTAGCGCTGTAACGCCTTTCGTGCCATCGCCAGCGATCGCAAGTGAAGTTCAACAGGCTGGGGTGTCACCGGAAGCATCAACAACTGATGAAGTTACCCCGGTTGCCGAACCTACGATAAATGAAGTAAAAATTGATACAGACATTTCAGAGACTGTAATATCGCAGTCCGCATTAGAAGAGGTTACTCCTGCTGGTAATGTAGCCCAACCATTGCCAATTGATGATGTAAATTCCCCTACCGATTTTAATTTGGAGTCGGAAGCGGAAAACATCGATGCGGCGATGGAACAAGTTACCAATGTTTCGCAATTGCGAGATGTGCAACCGACAGATTGGGCGTATGAAGCATTGCGAAGCCTTGTAGAACGTTACGGTTGTATAGCAGGATATCCTGATGGCACCTTTCGCGGCAATAGAGCTTTAAGTCGCTATGAATTTGCTGCTGGTGTAAATGCTTGTTTGCAGCAAATTGAGAAATTAATTGCTGTTAGTACGGCTGATTTTGTCACCAAAGAAGATTTAGCAACACTGCAACGATTAATTAGTGAATTTGGCACAGAATTAGCAACGCTACGCACTCGCGTGGATAATTTGGAAGGTCGCACCAAATTCTTAGAAGAAAATCAGTTTTCTACTACTACTAAACTCAGCGGACTTGCCTGGTTTAATGTTACTGGAGCCTCTGCTAGTGATGATATTACAGTTGAAGCCGCAGGTTCACTTACACCTTTGGTACTCAGAAGTCCCGGACGAGATGCGAAATTTAGACCAATTCAGCAAAAAATAAAAGACGATCCTAATATCACTCTTAGCAATTTGGTATGGCTAACGCTAGAAACGTCTTTTACTGGTAGAGATAGCTTGGTTACTCAGTTAGCTGCGGGTAATGGAGATTCACCAGCTAACGCCTTTGCTTCTGCGGGACTTTATAACACATTTGGAACACCATTTCTTGACCAAACTGCGGGTGTCCAAGGAGACAACAATGATGTCATCGTGCGGGAATTGTTTTACAGCTTCCCTCTCAGGGAGAATATTCAGGTAGTGGTAGGGCCTCGGATTAACTGGTATCGCTACTTTGACAACAATGCTTTCAGCTTTTTCTTGACGGGTGCAACTACCTTTAACTCTAACGGCAGCACTTTATTAAATACCATTGACCGGGGTGCAGGTGCAGCTGTTTTGTGGGATATTAATCGGCAGTTCAAGCTGCGCGTTGCTTATTTAGGTGAGAGTGATGAATTTTTACCCAGTGGGATATTTAACACCGCATCCGACCCGCGTAAAGGTGTATTTAGTCCTACTAACACCGCTACTGCTGAGTTAACTTTCTCGCCTACTGAGAGAATTAATCTCAGGTTAATTTACAACTATTCCAATATCGACCCGTCTTTCCCAATTTTCGACCAAAACGGCAACATCACTGGGTTTGGAATTGGTGGTGCGCCGGGAGAACCAATTTATGGGGTAGCTGATGATGGTTTTGGTGGTTCGATTAATAATGCGATCGCGCACACCTTTGGACTAAACTTTGATTGGTTAATTACCCGTGGTATTGGTGTCTTTGGACGCTATAGCTACGGGAGTACCAACATTGACCCCAAAACCCCAGGTCGTGGCGGTGGAGATGTTAACGCCCAGTCTTTGCAATTAGGGCTTGCTTTCCCCGATTTAGGTAGAAGAGGTGCGTTGGCAACAATATCTTACCTGATACCGTTCTCCGTATTGGATGGTCGTAGATTCTTGGCTGCTGGTGGCGGTGATGGTGGCGTTCAGTATGAGGTTGAAGCCGCATATTTCTTCCCCATAACTCAGAATATAGCGATTGTTCCCGCCTTTTATTTCATTGGCAACCCGAACAACTTCAGCGACAACCCCAATATCTATGTGGGTAACTTGCGAACGCAATTTAGCTTCTAGTTTTGTTTACTCCTTATTGCCTTTGACAAAAGCATCCTACCCCGCAAGCAAGTAGGTTGGGTTTCGCGATCGCAAAACCCAATCTACAATTTTTCTAGTGTCAACGTTTCCCCTTAAAATACGGCACGCCCAAAGCAGC
Proteins encoded in this region:
- a CDS encoding cupin domain-containing protein, whose translation is MTNDNQLLLKDLLNIATRQDDLLWEPFHPGVDIYRLYGDGKGAAAALLRYQPGASVPKHDHTGFEHIFVLSGSQTDQNGEYQAGTLVINPPSSNHSVISVSGCIVLAIWEKPVSLVANG
- a CDS encoding cysteine hydrolase family protein; this translates as MVLISALPYDYELPTSDGLALLIIDMQRDFLEPGGFGDALGNDVSRLQAIVPILRELLSAFRARNLPIFYTVEGHKPDLSDCPPSKLHRGQGKLKIGDVASMGRILILGEPGNEIIPELSPLPGETVIPKPGKGAFYHTNLELLLREKKITHLLVTGVTTEVCVQTTIREANDRGYECLLVEDATESYFPDFKQSTLEMIRAQGGIVGWTAPAANIFPALEKWKPREKLGIRS
- a CDS encoding iron uptake porin is translated as MVKAANTCDYLRSLASNFWLGLLLSSAVTPFVPSPAIASEVQQAGVSPEASTTDEVTPVAEPTINEVKIDTDISETVISQSALEEVTPAGNVAQPLPIDDVNSPTDFNLESEAENIDAAMEQVTNVSQLRDVQPTDWAYEALRSLVERYGCIAGYPDGTFRGNRALSRYEFAAGVNACLQQIEKLIAVSTADFVTKEDLATLQRLISEFGTELATLRTRVDNLEGRTKFLEENQFSTTTKLSGLAWFNVTGASASDDITVEAAGSLTPLVLRSPGRDAKFRPIQQKIKDDPNITLSNLVWLTLETSFTGRDSLVTQLAAGNGDSPANAFASAGLYNTFGTPFLDQTAGVQGDNNDVIVRELFYSFPLRENIQVVVGPRINWYRYFDNNAFSFFLTGATTFNSNGSTLLNTIDRGAGAAVLWDINRQFKLRVAYLGESDEFLPSGIFNTASDPRKGVFSPTNTATAELTFSPTERINLRLIYNYSNIDPSFPIFDQNGNITGFGIGGAPGEPIYGVADDGFGGSINNAIAHTFGLNFDWLITRGIGVFGRYSYGSTNIDPKTPGRGGGDVNAQSLQLGLAFPDLGRRGALATISYLIPFSVLDGRRFLAAGGGDGGVQYEVEAAYFFPITQNIAIVPAFYFIGNPNNFSDNPNIYVGNLRTQFSF